One genomic segment of Timaviella obliquedivisa GSE-PSE-MK23-08B includes these proteins:
- a CDS encoding pentapeptide repeat-containing protein, protein MSLFMYLQKISIFLSSILFFSLMSGCAKPDPRVDLLKTKSCVECQLANSDFSNADFSKGLLNRADLSNAKLTGSNLSEALLDSANLSNADLSNANLQGVALTSANLSGANLSKANLTGAYLRNANLSNADLRGANLSQANLTGAKLQGAKLQGATLTGAILPNDQVKP, encoded by the coding sequence ATGAGTCTTTTTATGTATTTACAAAAAATTAGTATTTTTCTCAGTTCTATCCTGTTCTTTTCACTGATGAGTGGATGCGCTAAGCCCGATCCTCGCGTCGATCTACTCAAGACTAAAAGCTGTGTCGAATGTCAGTTAGCTAACAGCGATTTTAGTAACGCTGATTTTAGTAAGGGTCTGCTAAATCGGGCTGACTTAAGCAATGCTAAGTTAACTGGAAGTAACTTGAGCGAAGCCCTCTTAGATAGTGCTAACCTGAGTAACGCAGACCTGAGCAACGCTAATCTTCAAGGTGTGGCACTCACCTCAGCTAATTTAAGTGGTGCAAACTTGAGTAAAGCTAACTTAACGGGGGCATATTTGCGCAATGCTAATTTAAGCAATGCTGATTTGAGGGGTGCAAACTTAAGCCAAGCTAATTTAACGGGGGCAAAATTGCAGGGAGCTAAGTTGCAAGGCGCAACGCTGACGGGAGCAATCTTGCCAAATGATCAGGTGAAGCCATGA